A region of Streptomyces sp. TG1A-60 DNA encodes the following proteins:
- a CDS encoding Sua5/YciO/YrdC/YwlC family protein: MARRYDTNDATDRATGLREAASAVRRGELVVLPTDTVYGIGADAFTSEAVADLLEAKGRGRNMPTPVLIGSPNTLHGLVTDFSEMAWELVDAFWPGLSPLSPSTSRPCSGTSATPAARSPCGCRCTRSPSSC, from the coding sequence ATGGCACGGCGATACGACACCAACGACGCGACCGACCGCGCCACCGGTCTGCGCGAGGCCGCGTCCGCCGTCCGCCGGGGCGAGCTCGTGGTACTGCCGACGGACACCGTGTACGGCATCGGCGCGGACGCGTTCACCTCCGAGGCCGTCGCCGATCTGCTGGAGGCCAAGGGGCGGGGCCGCAACATGCCCACGCCCGTCCTCATCGGCTCCCCGAACACCCTGCACGGCCTGGTCACCGACTTCTCCGAGATGGCCTGGGAGCTCGTCGACGCCTTCTGGCCGGGGCTCTCACCCTTGTCGCCAAGCACCAGCCGTCCCTGCAGTGGGACCTCGGCGACACCCGCGGCACGGTCGCCGTGCGGATGCCGCTGCACCCGGTCGC